The sequence CACAAATTTTTTAATTCTCCAAGACACATTTTTAAACGGTGGGTTGTACGAGGCGCATAATTGGACTCTTTGCGGTGTTAATAATCGTTATCCCCCTTGGAGCTTGGGCTATCACACAAGTTAAACATGAATTGAATCCTACTCTAACAAATACAACTCCAGAAAGAGAATCCAGCAATTACACAAAACTGGATGACTACATGCTTCTTGCTACAAAATATCCCTTTTTGAAAGTTCTGCTATCAAAGAACAAGAACATCTCCCAAAGCTTTCCGGACGCAGGTTATACCGTTCATGTCTTCGCGAAAATAGCCCGGGAACGAGACCTAACAGATTCAGAGCTTAAGATACTTGAGATAACTTTGAAGGCAAATGAGTGCTATTTCTCCAAGAGGGAACCCCCAGAAAAGAGCTACTACGTAATCTCGTTCTCGGAAAAAAGACCTCACGAAGGAATACCCTATGTCGAATGTCCTAATTTCACGAGCAGGTTGCCCTTTGTGTACTATAAAGGAAGAGGCTTCCAGTATTATCCTGTCACGGCAACCAATTGGGCATACTTTTACTTAAAGAGAGGCATGAATGAGGACGCAGAGGCTATTCTAAAAGAGATGCTTCCCCTAATGGAGGTCGAGGAGACAAACAACTTAACAGTCGGCTTGTTCAAAGTCTACTTCTCTCCCCCTGGGGGGTCTTCATACATTCCATGGATATCCTCATTTTCTCAAGGAATGCTTGCTGGCCTTTATGCGTGGCTTTATAACGAGACAGGAAACCGTTCATACCTCCAAGTAGCTCAACTTATCTTCAACTCTTTCTATATGCCCGCAGAGGAAAAAGGTTTCGTCGAGAACACGAGCTATGGGCTCTGGTTTCTTGAGTACCCCTGCAAGCGAGACTTCCTTATACTCAACGGACATATAATAACCCTAAAGGGATTGTGGCTATATTACAACTTTACAGAAGATGAGAGAGCAGAGGAACTCTTTTGGAAAGGCGTGGAAAGCGTTGAGAAAGCTCTTCCAGACTGCGACACTGGGAGCTGGAGTCTTTATGCGGTAAACAGTTCCCCAGCACGTGAGGATTACCACCGGCTCCACATAAACCTTCTTGTCTGGCTATACGCTAAGACTGAAAGAGAAATATTTCTTGAATACGCCAAGAAATGGAATGATTACTTAAGGGAAAAGGGACTAGAAGAGGAAGATATAGAAGCACTACTTAGGCAAACGCAAAATTAACCTCTCTACAATCCCTATCTTCGTATCTATGATCACAGCATAGAGTGACCAAAAGATGCAAAAACTATGAGCAATGCGTCCTTCAGGAGTGCAATATTCAGACACTTCCTCAAGTGAAAAACTTAAATAGTGAAAAAGCTTCCTACATAAAAGCGGTGATGAAAAATGAAAGTTAAAAGCATCATGACCCCAGACCCAGTGGTAATCGAGCTTCCAGCAACCAGAAGTTATGCACTCGATCTTTTTAAAAAATATAAAGTTAGGTCTTTTCCGGTAGTAAAAAAAGGCACGAAAGAGCTTGTTGGTATAGTTAGTATAAAAAGCGTTCTTTTGCACCCTGATGAAGACCAGCTTGCAATGCTCGTTAAGAGAGATGTTCCAGTCGTGCATCCCAATGATACTTTGAAAAAAGCAGTTAAGCTAATGCTTGAACACGACTACAGGCGTGTAGTTGTAGTAGATGAACAGAATCGCGTTGTGGGTATTTTAACGGTAGGCGATATAATAAGAAGGTATCTCTCCAAGAACGAGAAAATGAAAGAGGTAGAAATTGAGCCATATTATCAAAGATATGTAAGTGTCGTGTGGAGGGGAACACCTCTAAAGGCTGCATTAAAGGCACTGCTCCTCTCAAATTCCATGGCTCTGCCTGTAATAGATGATGATGGGAACCTCATAGGCATCGTCGACGAGACAGACATTCTCAAAGATAGCGAGGTTGTAAGGGTCATGAAAAGTGCAGAGTTAGCCGCTTCCAGCGAAGAAGAGTGGATATTAGAAAGCCACCCGGTGCTTCTATTTGAAAAGGCAGAGCTTCAACTACCCAAGAAGCCAGTTGAAGAAATCATGACAACTGACCTAAAGCTCGCAACCCCCCATATGAGCGTTTATGAGGTCGCAAACATAATGACAAGGGAACACATAGAGCAGCTACCTGTAGTAAAAGGAGAAGGGGAAATAATAGGGCTGATTAGGGACATTGACATCATAAAGGTAATCGTGAAAAAGCCATGAAGGAAGTCTCCCTTTCTCTTATTGGTTTTGGTAACGTCGGAAAAGGCGTTGCAGAGGTAATCCTCAATAAGAACCAGTACTTCAAAGAGAAATATGGCCTTGATATCAAAGTAGTGAGCATTACCGATTCCACAGCCACTATATGGGATCCCGAAGGCATAGACCTAAAAGAAGCCCTAGAAATTAAGAGAAGTTTTGGTTCGCTTAAATTCTGGGGAAGCGAATATGATATCTACGATTTAAAGCCCCCCGATGTAGTTGAGGAAGTAGAGAGCGACGTAATAGTTGATGTTACCAACGATAAAAATGCAGCAGACTGGCATTTAAAAGCATTGAACAATGGAAAAGCCGTTGTAACTTCAAACAAGCCACCTGTGGTTTTTAGATATAGAGAACTTCTCGAAACGGCATATAAAAAGAACGTGCCCTATCTCTTTGAAGCTACCGTGATGGCAGGGACGCCGATAATAAGCCTCCTAAGAAATGCTCTCTTTGCTGATTCCGTAGAAAGGATTTGGGGCGTGCTTAACGGTACAACAACATTTATCTTAAACTGCATGGAAGAAGGCATGAGCTTTGAAGAAGCCCTTAAAAAAGCCCAAGAGCTCGGAATAGCCGAGAGAGATCCATCAAACGATATCGGTGGAATTGACGCTGGCTATAAAGGTGTTATTTTACACAACATAGCTTTCCATCCCTTTGATTTCAAAAAAGCTTCCATAGAGGGCATAGAGAGGATCTCAGAAAAAGAAATCCAAGAAAACATCAAAAAAGGAACTGTTACGAGGCTTGTTACCCTCGTAGAGAATGGAAAAGTAGAGGTAAGACCCATAAAATTGCCCACAAACCACCCACTTGCCGTTAAAGGCACTTCAAACGTTGCCCTAATAGAGAGCGATTTACTTGGAGAGCTTGTTATCAAGGGTGCTGGGGCAGGAGTAAAAGAGACCGCCTCTGGGGTCGTGAGTGATATAATAAGGGCATCACTGGAAACCAAACATTTATAATTCATATATGGACTTCTTGAATCGGTGAGAGCGTGAAGCATGTAATAGCTCTCCATCAAGTTTACGGAGAGTTGATATTTAGAGGGCTTAAGTATCACGAAATAAGGAAAGCTCCGGTATTTAGGGAGGGGGATACTGTTTTTCTGTACATTGCGAGAGGAGACCTAAGTGTTTTAAGGAGAACTTTAGGAAAGCTCGGCTTAACCGAGGAGCAGGTTTTGACTAAAAGGGGAAGCATAGTTGGGGGATTTGAAGTCGGAGAAGTCATCAAAGCAGATTTTGAAACACTTTGGGAGCTAACGAAGGACACAAGCGGACTTAGCTTTGTCTACGGTGAAGAGGCAGGTAAACAATGGCTCAAGCAGTACATAAAAGAATACGGCTACGCCTTTACCATAGAAAAGCCGTTTCTCTTTAGAGAGCCACTGACAAGAGAAAAAATGAAAGAGCTCTATGGAGTCCACGTTGAAGGTATAATCCACCTTTCAAGTAAGACAAGGAAGCCTTGGGTTAAGAGCCTCCTTGAAGACCTTACCACTAGAGAGGCCCGCTTTATCTAAATGTTTTTCATTCGGTTTCTTCCTCGGGGTAGTATACCACGTAAGGCCCTGTGCTGAGTTTTTTGATTTCTTCTTTTGTAAGGAGCCTGCTCTTAACTTTCTCTCCTATTAACGCACTGTTTCCAAATGGATCCATAATTTTCACTGTTAAGGGTTTTTTGCCCTCCTTGACTTCCTTGATATAAGCCAATATTTCATCAATTTTCTTTACACTTTCTTCCTCATTTTCCTGAACTTTAAAGTTCCTGGCCATCAAAAGTGTTTCTCTTGTTCTTTCGAGCACGCCCTCTATATTCGTTACAAAGCCTTGGCTAGCTGGCCCGGGTTCTATCTTAACTCCAATTTCCTCAAGCTCAATGGTGCCACTTTTACTCCTCACAACTCTCGTGAAAAGGTCTTTCTCCTCCTCTACCCTAACGGTGTAGAGTTTGGGCTCTCTCTCCTCGAGTATCATAACATCAGCATTTCTGTACCCACACTTCTCACATATTATTGTGGATTCCATTACCTTACCAAAATATGGAATTTCATGAATATGATTAAGGGCTTTTAACGTGTTCTTCCCCCCACATATTGGACAGTTGCCAAGCCTAACCTCCTGTATCTCACTCATTTCAACTCACCAAGACTAAAAAGAAGGAGGGATTTATAAAGGTAAGGTCAAAAGAAACTTTTCAACCCTTGTATATTTTAATGTCCGAAGGAGTAATGAGA comes from Thermococcus aggregans and encodes:
- a CDS encoding D-glucuronyl C5-epimerase family protein, with amino-acid sequence MGCTRRIIGLFAVLIIVIPLGAWAITQVKHELNPTLTNTTPERESSNYTKLDDYMLLATKYPFLKVLLSKNKNISQSFPDAGYTVHVFAKIARERDLTDSELKILEITLKANECYFSKREPPEKSYYVISFSEKRPHEGIPYVECPNFTSRLPFVYYKGRGFQYYPVTATNWAYFYLKRGMNEDAEAILKEMLPLMEVEETNNLTVGLFKVYFSPPGGSSYIPWISSFSQGMLAGLYAWLYNETGNRSYLQVAQLIFNSFYMPAEEKGFVENTSYGLWFLEYPCKRDFLILNGHIITLKGLWLYYNFTEDERAEELFWKGVESVEKALPDCDTGSWSLYAVNSSPAREDYHRLHINLLVWLYAKTEREIFLEYAKKWNDYLREKGLEEEDIEALLRQTQN
- a CDS encoding ZPR1 zinc finger domain-containing protein, with amino-acid sequence MSEIQEVRLGNCPICGGKNTLKALNHIHEIPYFGKVMESTIICEKCGYRNADVMILEEREPKLYTVRVEEEKDLFTRVVRSKSGTIELEEIGVKIEPGPASQGFVTNIEGVLERTRETLLMARNFKVQENEEESVKKIDEILAYIKEVKEGKKPLTVKIMDPFGNSALIGEKVKSRLLTKEEIKKLSTGPYVVYYPEEETE
- a CDS encoding homoserine dehydrogenase, coding for MKEVSLSLIGFGNVGKGVAEVILNKNQYFKEKYGLDIKVVSITDSTATIWDPEGIDLKEALEIKRSFGSLKFWGSEYDIYDLKPPDVVEEVESDVIVDVTNDKNAADWHLKALNNGKAVVTSNKPPVVFRYRELLETAYKKNVPYLFEATVMAGTPIISLLRNALFADSVERIWGVLNGTTTFILNCMEEGMSFEEALKKAQELGIAERDPSNDIGGIDAGYKGVILHNIAFHPFDFKKASIEGIERISEKEIQENIKKGTVTRLVTLVENGKVEVRPIKLPTNHPLAVKGTSNVALIESDLLGELVIKGAGAGVKETASGVVSDIIRASLETKHL
- a CDS encoding CBS domain-containing protein; translation: MKVKSIMTPDPVVIELPATRSYALDLFKKYKVRSFPVVKKGTKELVGIVSIKSVLLHPDEDQLAMLVKRDVPVVHPNDTLKKAVKLMLEHDYRRVVVVDEQNRVVGILTVGDIIRRYLSKNEKMKEVEIEPYYQRYVSVVWRGTPLKAALKALLLSNSMALPVIDDDGNLIGIVDETDILKDSEVVRVMKSAELAASSEEEWILESHPVLLFEKAELQLPKKPVEEIMTTDLKLATPHMSVYEVANIMTREHIEQLPVVKGEGEIIGLIRDIDIIKVIVKKP
- a CDS encoding ASCH domain-containing protein; its protein translation is MKHVIALHQVYGELIFRGLKYHEIRKAPVFREGDTVFLYIARGDLSVLRRTLGKLGLTEEQVLTKRGSIVGGFEVGEVIKADFETLWELTKDTSGLSFVYGEEAGKQWLKQYIKEYGYAFTIEKPFLFREPLTREKMKELYGVHVEGIIHLSSKTRKPWVKSLLEDLTTREARFI